The following proteins are co-located in the Nonlabens ponticola genome:
- a CDS encoding NAD(P)H-hydrate dehydratase — MKILSAQQLAQADQATLKSQNITSDELMERVAQLVFERMHQRLNGAPVPIKIFCGIGNNGGDGLAIARHMIQHGYHVTTYITNCSKHRSDDFLKNYERIKDITKDWPILLDCKDDIPAIDNGDIVVDAIFGTGLNRPVDGWMADLFEAINATQAFTVAVDMPSGLLADTAQPENSAIIKADHTFTFQTPKLSFFQVDTGDFVGTFEVIDIGLDPAYINQAQPIATLITREAAQNIYKPRKKFTHKGDYGHVVCVAGHESTMGAAVLCAGAAINAGAGKVTAYIPNDGDIIMQTSLPEVMTLLDDDDHALSDIRIPVKDYVMCIGPGIGQDDVTVSAFAKAIKYQSSPIVIDADGLNILANKRAFLKEVPAQSILTPHDGELERLVGKWNNSTERLEKAKELSKKYDVILVLKGAHTMTVSGDHVYINDSGNPGMATAGSGDVLAGMISSLIAQGYEPLMAAVFGVYIHGAAGDLVAQSYAHEGLKASLISNFIGAAILQLFRNPEASNS, encoded by the coding sequence TTGAAAATATTAAGTGCACAGCAATTAGCTCAAGCAGATCAAGCCACACTCAAATCGCAAAACATTACCAGCGATGAACTCATGGAGCGCGTTGCGCAATTAGTTTTTGAGCGCATGCATCAGCGACTTAATGGCGCACCCGTACCTATTAAAATATTTTGTGGTATTGGGAATAATGGTGGTGATGGTCTTGCTATAGCAAGGCATATGATACAACATGGATATCATGTAACCACCTACATTACAAATTGTAGCAAGCATAGATCAGATGATTTTCTTAAGAATTATGAACGTATTAAAGATATTACTAAAGATTGGCCGATACTTCTAGATTGTAAGGATGACATTCCTGCTATTGATAATGGCGATATTGTTGTTGACGCGATTTTTGGCACTGGACTCAACAGGCCAGTTGATGGATGGATGGCAGATTTATTTGAAGCCATCAACGCCACCCAAGCATTTACCGTAGCGGTCGATATGCCCAGCGGTCTATTGGCAGATACAGCACAACCAGAAAACTCTGCGATTATCAAGGCAGATCACACGTTCACTTTTCAAACTCCCAAACTGAGCTTTTTTCAGGTAGATACAGGTGATTTTGTTGGGACTTTTGAAGTCATCGATATAGGATTGGATCCGGCATATATCAATCAGGCGCAACCTATTGCTACGTTGATAACTAGAGAAGCTGCACAAAACATTTATAAGCCTAGAAAGAAATTCACCCATAAAGGAGATTACGGTCATGTTGTTTGTGTCGCTGGTCATGAAAGCACCATGGGTGCTGCGGTACTGTGTGCTGGTGCTGCCATTAATGCTGGTGCTGGTAAGGTCACGGCTTATATCCCAAATGATGGCGATATCATTATGCAGACTAGCTTGCCAGAGGTAATGACATTGTTGGACGATGATGACCATGCTTTAAGTGACATCAGGATTCCTGTTAAAGATTATGTGATGTGTATTGGACCAGGTATAGGGCAGGATGACGTTACTGTTTCAGCTTTCGCGAAAGCTATAAAATATCAATCATCACCCATAGTCATAGACGCCGATGGACTCAATATATTGGCCAACAAGCGAGCATTCTTAAAGGAAGTCCCAGCACAATCCATTTTAACACCGCATGATGGTGAATTAGAAAGATTGGTCGGTAAGTGGAATAACAGTACGGAGCGACTTGAAAAAGCCAAAGAACTTTCTAAAAAATATGATGTAATACTGGTGTTAAAAGGCGCTCACACGATGACAGTATCTGGTGATCACGTGTACATAAATGATTCTGGTAATCCAGGAATGGCGACGGCTGGTAGTGGTGACGTGCTGGCAGGTATGATTTCCAGCCTTATCGCTCAAGGTTATGAGCCGTTAATGGCAGCAGTTTTTGGCGTGTACATTCATGGTGCGGCAGGTGACCTAGTGGCGCAGAGTTATGCTCATGAAGGCTTGAAGGCAAGCTTGATTTCTAACTTCATAGGCGCAGCGATCCTACAACTATTTAGAAATCCTGAGGCTAGTAACTCCTAG
- the gyrA gene encoding DNA gyrase subunit A, with amino-acid sequence MADGEKLIPINIEDEMKSAYIDYSMSVIVSRALPDVRDGLKPVHRRVLYGMYELGVLSNRGYKKSARIVGEVLGKYHPHGDTSVYDTMVRMAQEWSLRYMLVDGQGNFGSVDGDPPAAMRYTEARMRKISEEMLADIDKETVDTQLNFDDTLSEPTVLPTKIPNLLVNGASGIAVGMATNMPPHNLTEVVDGTIAYIDNNDIEIDELIQHIKAPDFPTGGIIYGYDGVKDAMHTGRGRVKIRGRVRIEEVKGRECILVDELPYQVNKADMIKKTADLINDKKLEGISSIRDESDRKGMRIVYVLKRDAIPNIVINKLYKHTALQSSFSVNNIALVNGRPEMLNVKDMIHHFVEHRHEVVVRRTTYELRKAEERAHILEGLIIASDNIDEVIKLIRASSNGEEAREKLIERFDLSEIQARAIVEMRLRQLTGLEQDKLRSEYDELIKTIADLKDILDKKERRMAIIKEELEEVREKYGDERRSQIEYAGGDLSIEDMIPDEQVVITISHAGYIKRTSLTEYKTQNRGGVGQKASTTRDEDFLEDIFVGTNHQYMLFFTEKGKCFWMRVYEIPEGSRTSKGRAIQNLINIEPDDSVKAVICTQDIKDEEYINSHYVIMCTKKGTVKKTSLEQYSRPRTNGINAITIKDGDTLLEAKLTTGDSQIMLGLRSGKAIRFDEKKTRSMGRNASGVRGIRLADDNDEVIGMVAVNDPESNILVVSEKGYGKRSSLEDYRETNRGGKGVKTISVTEKTGGLVALKNVQDGDGLMIINKSGVAIRIDVSDMRVMGRATQGVRLINLKGNDSIAAVAKVANDDDDEAADIVTDELTDRGTDLAKDDSEE; translated from the coding sequence ATGGCAGATGGAGAAAAGTTAATCCCAATCAATATTGAGGATGAGATGAAATCAGCCTACATCGATTACTCGATGTCGGTCATAGTGTCACGAGCACTGCCAGATGTGCGAGATGGTCTCAAGCCTGTGCACAGACGTGTCCTTTATGGAATGTATGAGCTGGGCGTACTGTCTAATCGTGGATATAAAAAGAGTGCGAGAATTGTAGGTGAGGTACTGGGTAAATATCACCCGCATGGTGATACATCAGTCTATGACACCATGGTGCGTATGGCCCAGGAATGGTCGTTGCGCTACATGCTCGTTGATGGTCAGGGAAACTTTGGTAGTGTAGATGGTGATCCACCAGCTGCCATGCGTTATACAGAGGCTAGAATGCGCAAAATATCTGAAGAGATGCTTGCGGATATTGATAAGGAAACAGTTGATACGCAACTCAATTTTGACGACACGTTATCTGAACCAACTGTTCTTCCAACTAAAATTCCTAATCTACTAGTCAACGGCGCCAGCGGTATAGCGGTAGGTATGGCGACTAATATGCCACCACACAATTTGACTGAGGTCGTGGATGGAACTATCGCTTACATCGATAATAATGATATTGAGATCGATGAATTGATCCAGCATATCAAGGCTCCAGATTTTCCTACTGGTGGTATTATCTATGGTTATGATGGTGTAAAGGATGCCATGCATACAGGTCGCGGTCGTGTCAAGATACGCGGTCGTGTAAGAATTGAAGAGGTTAAAGGTCGCGAGTGTATTCTTGTAGATGAACTGCCATATCAAGTCAATAAGGCAGATATGATTAAGAAAACGGCAGACCTTATTAATGATAAGAAGCTAGAAGGTATCTCATCCATACGTGATGAGTCTGATAGAAAGGGAATGCGCATCGTTTACGTTTTGAAACGTGATGCGATTCCTAACATCGTCATCAATAAACTGTACAAGCATACTGCGCTGCAATCGTCGTTTAGCGTTAATAATATTGCGCTAGTAAACGGTCGTCCTGAGATGCTCAATGTTAAAGATATGATCCACCATTTTGTGGAACATAGACATGAAGTCGTTGTAAGACGTACGACTTATGAGTTGCGCAAGGCAGAAGAGCGCGCCCATATCCTAGAAGGATTGATCATTGCCAGTGATAATATCGATGAGGTAATTAAGCTCATACGTGCTAGTTCAAATGGTGAAGAAGCTCGTGAGAAATTAATCGAGCGATTTGATCTATCTGAAATTCAAGCACGAGCGATCGTTGAGATGCGTTTAAGACAATTGACAGGTCTTGAGCAGGATAAACTGCGCAGCGAGTATGACGAGCTTATCAAAACCATTGCTGATCTCAAAGATATCCTCGACAAAAAGGAGCGTCGTATGGCGATCATCAAGGAAGAACTAGAAGAGGTACGTGAGAAGTATGGCGATGAGCGTCGCTCGCAGATTGAGTACGCTGGTGGTGATTTGAGCATTGAAGATATGATTCCAGATGAGCAAGTTGTCATTACTATCTCGCATGCTGGTTATATTAAAAGAACAAGTCTTACCGAATATAAGACCCAAAATCGCGGTGGTGTAGGTCAAAAGGCGAGTACCACACGTGATGAAGATTTCCTTGAAGATATTTTTGTGGGAACTAATCACCAGTACATGCTCTTCTTTACAGAGAAAGGAAAGTGTTTCTGGATGCGGGTTTATGAAATACCAGAAGGTAGCCGAACTTCTAAAGGACGAGCTATTCAAAACTTGATCAACATTGAGCCGGACGATAGCGTGAAAGCTGTGATCTGTACGCAGGATATTAAGGACGAGGAATACATCAATTCTCATTATGTGATTATGTGTACTAAGAAAGGTACCGTTAAGAAAACGTCACTAGAGCAATACTCTCGACCACGAACCAATGGTATCAATGCCATCACCATCAAGGATGGCGATACATTGCTAGAAGCAAAATTGACAACCGGTGATAGCCAGATCATGTTAGGATTACGCAGTGGTAAAGCGATACGTTTTGATGAGAAGAAAACTAGATCAATGGGTCGTAATGCCAGCGGTGTGCGTGGTATCAGACTGGCAGATGATAATGACGAGGTGATAGGAATGGTTGCCGTGAATGATCCAGAATCAAATATCCTGGTCGTTTCTGAAAAAGGTTATGGTAAGCGATCCAGTCTTGAAGATTATCGCGAAACAAATCGTGGTGGTAAAGGAGTTAAAACCATATCAGTGACTGAGAAAACTGGTGGTCTGGTTGCTCTTAAAAACGTCCAAGACGGCGATGGTCTTATGATTATCAACAAATCTGGAGTTGCCATACGTATCGATGTGAGTGACATGAGAGTCATGGGTCGTGCGACACAAGGTGTACGATTGATCAATCTCAAAGGAAATGATAGTATTGCCGCTGTCGCGAAAGTTGCAAACGATGATGATGACGAGGCAGCAGACATAGTAACAGACGAATTAACAGATCGTGGTACGGACCTTGCAAAGGATGACAGCGAAGAATAA
- a CDS encoding PAS domain-containing sensor histidine kinase, translating to MNAKIDESAFPYKDLIVNTCVLSLVLSRDSRVEQANGEFYNVAQVSEEKFEKGFLTSLLADQEDWHKLVGSLKDDGDVCNHTVKLFKPNGSPVYLNCNAGLRNGLIYVIALDVTSDHEQFKTLKKVNDTVSLGGWTYNPELDVAHWTDVIFDILDIPEKIPVSRDTIWDFIAPGSVDFFNQTLDNFYLQQQSYDVVVEVRTFKGAKKWVRVTAQPEIRHDQVVFVYGTMQDITVRHEQALELEETKANMDLALRAINSGYFTHDLVTDKVFYSDAFRDHMLLPDDLPEEVFRQFIHPEDRVEAVAQHLKELNNDSQYYVNAYRLRNGAGQYKHFEVHGFKVLDNDCNPIKLVGNLIDVEDKYRITQLQDKHNYYMRTLLDNTFVRSFMLDKDWRVMGMDARSLEHFMEKLGYNPILKKTSFTELLSDHDGLKVNIIKRTLDSGNDYRKEIKLDSFTSQETSYDAMCKPVLNYERLVDGYVFYLFDLTEQKNVQEQLEDYRDQLTHVNQYKSELINKIGHEIKTPLHGLLQSSKLLLEGKVTDQEKDLLVKAQKESADRLTNTVDNIINSTSNLEKFKHVSTTIHFNKLIEDSIITIKTTADNKGLDLRFDNFNEDVYVKADLLCLQQTVNNLLRNAVKFTHQGYIHVNALTVGNNLKLVIRDTGIGIPEFKIQKILRPFEQASEGLTREFEGLGLGLSFVAKYLPLIDGNIDISSEVGQGTTVSLSIPLVYNLVD from the coding sequence ATGAATGCCAAAATAGACGAGAGCGCTTTCCCTTATAAAGATCTTATTGTAAATACCTGCGTTTTATCGCTAGTGTTGAGCCGTGATTCTCGCGTTGAGCAGGCAAATGGAGAATTTTATAACGTCGCGCAGGTAAGCGAGGAAAAATTTGAAAAAGGTTTCTTGACTTCACTTCTCGCTGATCAAGAGGACTGGCATAAACTTGTGGGCAGTCTCAAGGATGATGGTGATGTTTGTAACCATACTGTGAAGCTTTTTAAGCCCAATGGATCACCTGTCTATCTTAATTGCAATGCTGGATTGCGCAATGGTCTTATTTATGTAATTGCACTTGATGTTACCAGCGATCATGAGCAGTTCAAAACCTTGAAAAAGGTAAACGATACGGTAAGTCTAGGTGGATGGACATATAATCCAGAACTAGATGTCGCTCACTGGACTGATGTGATTTTTGATATACTGGATATTCCAGAAAAAATACCGGTAAGTCGTGATACGATATGGGATTTCATCGCGCCTGGTAGCGTTGATTTTTTCAATCAGACTTTGGACAACTTTTATCTACAACAACAATCCTATGATGTAGTGGTTGAGGTGCGCACTTTTAAAGGTGCTAAAAAATGGGTAAGAGTTACTGCTCAACCAGAAATACGCCACGATCAAGTAGTATTTGTTTATGGAACCATGCAGGATATCACAGTGCGTCATGAGCAGGCGCTAGAGCTAGAAGAGACTAAAGCAAATATGGATCTAGCCTTGAGAGCTATTAATTCTGGTTACTTTACACATGATCTAGTGACTGACAAGGTTTTTTATAGTGATGCCTTCCGTGATCATATGCTGTTACCGGACGATCTTCCAGAAGAAGTTTTTAGACAATTCATACATCCTGAGGATCGAGTAGAGGCAGTAGCCCAACATTTAAAGGAGCTTAACAACGATAGTCAATATTATGTCAATGCTTACAGACTGCGTAACGGCGCTGGTCAATATAAACACTTTGAGGTTCATGGCTTTAAAGTGCTGGATAACGATTGTAATCCTATCAAACTTGTAGGTAATCTTATTGATGTAGAAGATAAATACCGTATCACGCAACTACAGGATAAGCATAATTATTACATGCGCACGCTGCTTGATAACACCTTTGTCCGCAGTTTTATGTTGGATAAAGATTGGCGTGTTATGGGCATGGATGCTAGATCTTTGGAACATTTCATGGAGAAATTAGGCTATAATCCTATTCTTAAGAAAACCTCATTTACTGAGTTACTTTCTGATCATGATGGCTTGAAGGTCAATATTATAAAGCGTACTCTTGACAGCGGTAACGATTACCGAAAGGAGATTAAACTGGATTCTTTTACATCGCAGGAAACTTCATATGATGCCATGTGTAAACCAGTCTTGAACTACGAGAGACTAGTAGATGGGTACGTTTTCTATCTATTTGATTTGACTGAACAGAAAAATGTACAAGAGCAATTGGAAGATTATCGAGATCAACTTACCCATGTCAATCAGTATAAAAGCGAGCTTATCAACAAGATAGGGCATGAGATAAAGACACCATTACATGGATTATTGCAATCCTCAAAATTGTTGTTAGAAGGAAAGGTCACTGATCAAGAAAAAGACCTGTTGGTAAAGGCTCAAAAGGAAAGTGCAGATCGATTGACAAATACCGTAGATAATATAATTAACAGCACTTCAAACCTTGAGAAGTTTAAGCATGTGAGTACAACAATTCATTTTAATAAGCTCATCGAGGACTCTATTATCACGATCAAAACTACCGCTGATAATAAAGGATTAGACTTGAGGTTTGATAATTTTAATGAGGATGTTTATGTAAAGGCAGATCTTCTGTGTTTACAGCAAACTGTCAACAATCTATTGCGTAATGCCGTTAAGTTTACCCATCAAGGATACATACACGTGAATGCCTTGACAGTAGGAAACAATTTAAAGTTGGTTATTAGAGATACTGGTATCGGTATCCCAGAATTTAAGATCCAAAAAATATTAAGACCATTTGAACAGGCTAGCGAAGGCTTGACTAGAGAATTTGAAGGTCTAGGTTTGGGGTTGAGTTTTGTGGCGAAATATCTACCGCTTATTGACGGTAATATCGATATAAGTAGTGAGGTAGGTCAAGGAACCACCGTGAGTTTAAGTATACCTCTTGTGTATAATCTTGTTGATTAA
- a CDS encoding ATP-dependent Clp protease ATP-binding subunit, whose amino-acid sequence MDDNFSPRVKDVIAYSKEEALRLGHDFIGTEHLMLGLLRDGSGKAIDILNNLSVDLDHLRRKVEILSPANPSNSGTVNEKKNLHLTRQAERALKTTFLEAKLFQSTSINTAHLLLCILRNENDPTTKLLNKLKVDYDNVKEEFKLMLSQDDGYVEDPMAQSFSDEPEDMKEGDNENLFSQSGDKKTNKKSKTPVLDNFGRDLTRMAEDDKLDPVVGRTEEIQRVSQILSRRKKNNPLLIGEPGVGKSAIAEGLALRIVQRKVSRILYDKRVITLDLASLVAGTKYRGQFEERMKAVMNELEKNDDIILFIDEIHTIVGAGGAAGSLDASNMFKPALARGEIQCVGATTLDEYRNSIEKDGALERRFQKVMVEPTTVDETIEILNNIKEKYEDHHNVAYTDAAIEACVKLTSRYMTDRFLPDKAIDALDEAGSRIHIANIEVPQQILDLEKQLEEVKKEKNTVVKKQKYEQAAKLRDDEKKLEKALAEAQEAWQEASKLQRDTVTEENVAEVVSMMTGIPVNRIATKEMKKLKDLDGTITDLVIGQDKAVNQVVKAIQRNRAGLKDPNKPIGSFIFLGQTGVGKTQLAKVLAKELFDSDSSLIRVDMSEYMEKFAISRLIGAPPGYVGYEEGGQLTEKVRRKPYAVILLDEIEKAHPDVFNMLLQVLDDGYLTDSLGRKIDFRNTIIIMTSNVGARKLKDFGSGVGFGTSARKMAEGDNARGVIEAALKKTFAPEFLNRIDDVIVFNALEREDIHKIIDIELSKLFARIDDLGYKLTLSTEAKDYIADKGFDKQYGARPLKRAIQKYIEDALAEEIVNSQLTEGDKIFMDLDKESNELIVKIEKSVESTE is encoded by the coding sequence ATGGACGATAATTTTTCACCACGAGTAAAAGACGTGATTGCCTACAGCAAGGAAGAAGCGCTGCGATTGGGTCACGATTTTATAGGAACTGAACATCTAATGCTAGGACTGTTGCGCGATGGTAGCGGTAAAGCAATTGATATATTAAACAATTTATCTGTTGATCTGGATCATTTGAGGCGCAAGGTTGAAATCTTGAGCCCAGCAAATCCAAGCAACAGTGGTACGGTAAACGAGAAGAAAAATCTGCATTTGACGCGCCAGGCAGAACGTGCTTTAAAGACTACATTTCTAGAAGCCAAACTTTTTCAAAGTACGTCAATCAACACGGCGCACCTACTATTATGCATCCTGCGCAATGAGAATGATCCTACTACAAAGCTGCTTAATAAGCTTAAGGTAGATTATGACAATGTTAAGGAAGAATTCAAACTTATGCTATCGCAGGATGATGGATATGTTGAAGACCCTATGGCGCAATCCTTTAGCGATGAGCCAGAAGACATGAAAGAAGGTGACAACGAGAATCTGTTTTCTCAAAGCGGCGATAAGAAAACCAATAAGAAGTCAAAGACACCGGTGCTGGACAACTTTGGTCGTGATCTAACCCGTATGGCCGAAGATGATAAACTTGATCCAGTAGTAGGTCGTACTGAGGAAATACAGCGCGTGTCGCAGATATTGAGCCGCCGCAAAAAGAATAACCCATTACTTATAGGAGAGCCTGGTGTTGGTAAAAGTGCCATTGCCGAAGGTCTTGCCTTGCGTATCGTACAACGTAAAGTATCGCGCATACTTTATGACAAGCGAGTCATAACACTTGATCTTGCTAGTCTTGTTGCTGGAACTAAATATCGAGGCCAGTTTGAAGAGCGCATGAAAGCTGTGATGAATGAGCTTGAGAAGAACGACGATATCATCCTATTTATAGATGAGATTCACACCATCGTTGGCGCTGGTGGCGCTGCTGGGTCACTAGATGCCAGCAATATGTTCAAACCAGCTCTAGCACGTGGAGAAATTCAATGCGTAGGTGCTACCACACTGGATGAATACCGTAACAGCATTGAGAAAGATGGCGCGCTTGAAAGACGTTTTCAAAAAGTAATGGTAGAACCTACTACGGTAGATGAGACCATTGAAATATTGAATAACATCAAGGAAAAATATGAGGATCACCACAATGTAGCATATACTGATGCTGCTATTGAGGCCTGTGTTAAACTAACTAGTCGCTATATGACTGATCGTTTTTTACCAGATAAGGCCATTGATGCATTAGATGAAGCTGGATCACGTATTCATATTGCCAATATTGAAGTACCTCAACAAATTCTTGATCTAGAAAAGCAACTTGAAGAAGTTAAGAAAGAGAAAAATACGGTGGTCAAAAAGCAGAAGTATGAACAAGCTGCTAAGTTGCGTGACGACGAGAAAAAACTAGAAAAAGCTCTGGCCGAGGCTCAAGAAGCTTGGCAGGAAGCGAGCAAACTGCAACGCGACACAGTGACTGAAGAAAATGTTGCCGAAGTAGTGAGCATGATGACAGGAATTCCTGTCAATCGTATTGCTACCAAGGAAATGAAAAAGCTTAAAGATCTTGATGGTACTATCACCGACCTAGTTATAGGCCAAGATAAAGCGGTAAATCAAGTCGTTAAGGCAATCCAGAGAAACCGTGCTGGTTTGAAAGATCCTAACAAGCCGATTGGTTCATTTATATTCTTGGGTCAAACTGGTGTTGGTAAAACCCAACTCGCCAAAGTGCTTGCCAAAGAACTCTTTGACTCTGATAGCTCATTGATACGTGTTGATATGAGTGAATACATGGAGAAATTTGCCATCTCACGATTGATAGGTGCGCCTCCAGGATATGTAGGTTATGAAGAAGGTGGCCAACTTACTGAGAAAGTGAGACGTAAGCCGTATGCTGTCATCCTACTTGATGAGATTGAAAAGGCGCATCCAGATGTGTTTAACATGTTGCTGCAGGTTCTTGATGATGGTTATTTGACGGATAGTTTGGGTCGCAAGATTGACTTCCGCAATACTATTATTATCATGACGTCAAATGTTGGTGCTAGAAAGCTTAAGGACTTTGGTTCTGGAGTAGGTTTTGGAACCAGTGCTCGTAAGATGGCCGAAGGCGACAATGCCCGTGGCGTTATTGAGGCTGCTTTGAAAAAAACCTTTGCACCAGAATTCTTGAATAGAATAGATGATGTAATCGTGTTTAATGCGCTAGAACGTGAGGATATACATAAAATCATTGACATTGAATTGAGTAAACTATTTGCTCGTATTGACGATCTAGGATACAAATTGACCTTAAGTACCGAAGCCAAAGATTATATAGCCGACAAAGGATTTGATAAGCAATATGGCGCCAGACCACTCAAGAGAGCTATTCAAAAATATATTGAGGACGCACTAGCAGAGGAAATCGTGAACAGTCAATTAACTGAAGGCGATAAAATCTTCATGGATCTCGATAAGGAGTCTAATGAGTTGATTGTCAAGATTGAAAAATCAGTCGAGTCCACGGAATAA
- a CDS encoding sugar nucleotide-binding protein has protein sequence MNRVLIIGGSGFIGNAIYKELAPFYNVHATYLTDNSVFEKNKHYHQFDMELEMVHGLLNDLKPNFIISALRGNVNGQVHLHDQLISWVKKHNDSRVIFLSSANVFDRFSNFPSYEYDKTFSESIYGRFKIKIENNLLRMAANKFVICRIPMIFGAASPRVQELHKQIKSQEAIEVFPNVVLNATYIDKLVQQIHYIINRRRRGIFHLGSKDLVHHSELIEDICTLISPEEAKFKQVFDSNEDRQLSVLPKDNMLPKHLQLTIDEVVQSCFV, from the coding sequence TTGAATAGAGTACTCATCATAGGTGGTAGTGGATTTATAGGCAATGCGATCTATAAAGAACTAGCACCATTTTATAACGTACACGCTACCTATCTTACTGATAATAGTGTCTTTGAGAAGAACAAGCATTATCATCAATTTGATATGGAGCTTGAGATGGTTCATGGGTTACTCAACGATCTTAAACCTAATTTTATCATTAGCGCATTGCGAGGCAATGTAAATGGTCAAGTGCATCTGCATGATCAACTTATTTCATGGGTTAAAAAGCATAATGATTCTAGGGTCATATTTCTTTCAAGTGCCAATGTTTTTGATCGTTTCTCCAATTTTCCAAGTTATGAATACGACAAGACGTTCTCTGAAAGTATTTATGGTAGATTCAAGATCAAAATAGAGAACAACCTATTGCGCATGGCCGCCAACAAGTTTGTGATATGTCGCATACCTATGATCTTTGGTGCAGCTAGTCCGCGAGTTCAAGAACTACACAAGCAAATCAAATCTCAAGAAGCGATTGAAGTATTTCCTAACGTGGTCTTGAATGCGACCTACATTGATAAGCTAGTTCAACAAATACATTACATCATCAATAGAAGACGTCGTGGTATTTTTCATTTGGGAAGTAAGGATCTAGTTCATCATAGCGAACTCATTGAGGATATTTGTACTCTTATCTCGCCTGAAGAGGCGAAATTCAAACAGGTTTTTGACTCTAATGAGGATCGACAGTTGAGCGTATTGCCTAAGGATAATATGCTACCCAAACATCTACAATTAACGATCGACGAGGTGGTGCAAAGTTGTTTTGTTTAA
- the gcvT gene encoding glycine cleavage system aminomethyltransferase GcvT, which yields MKNTALTAIHKSLGAKMVPFAGFYMPVQYEGVTIEHHTVRNDVGVFDVSHMGEFLISGPNALELIQKVSSNDAAVLFPGRAQYAYLPNDSDGIVDDMLVYQIKDEQYLLVVNASNIDKDWSHIEKANTMGADMRNLSDDYSLLAIQGPKAVEAMQSLTSVDLASIKYYHFKVADFAGIDNVIISATGYTGSGGFEIYCKNDEVEQIWNKVFEAGASFNIKPIGLAARDTLRLEMGFNLYGNDIDETTNPIEAGLGWVTKFNKDFINKESIEQSKLKGVPRKLVGFTMDEKAIPRGGYIINNEEGEEMGIVTSGTMSPSMTIGIGLGYVPVAAAVPGSKIHIQIRKKSVPATVVKLPFYKKS from the coding sequence ATGAAAAATACGGCTCTAACAGCAATACATAAATCTTTAGGTGCTAAAATGGTTCCCTTTGCAGGCTTCTACATGCCAGTTCAATATGAAGGCGTGACGATTGAACATCATACCGTACGCAATGATGTAGGAGTTTTTGATGTATCACATATGGGTGAGTTTTTAATCAGCGGCCCTAATGCACTAGAGCTTATACAGAAAGTATCGTCAAATGATGCCGCCGTACTTTTTCCTGGTCGTGCCCAATACGCTTATTTACCTAATGATAGCGATGGTATTGTTGATGACATGCTGGTTTATCAAATTAAAGATGAGCAATACCTACTAGTAGTCAACGCATCTAATATTGACAAAGACTGGAGTCACATTGAAAAGGCTAATACTATGGGCGCCGACATGCGCAACTTGAGCGATGATTACTCCTTACTTGCCATTCAAGGCCCTAAAGCAGTTGAGGCGATGCAGTCATTAACATCGGTCGATCTAGCTTCTATCAAATATTATCATTTTAAAGTTGCAGATTTTGCTGGTATCGACAATGTGATTATAAGCGCCACTGGATATACTGGTAGTGGTGGATTTGAAATTTATTGCAAAAATGACGAAGTAGAACAAATATGGAATAAAGTATTTGAGGCTGGAGCATCTTTTAATATCAAACCTATTGGACTTGCCGCAAGAGACACTTTAAGATTAGAAATGGGCTTCAACCTATACGGCAATGATATAGACGAGACCACGAATCCTATTGAAGCTGGTCTAGGTTGGGTTACTAAATTCAATAAAGATTTCATCAATAAAGAGTCCATCGAACAGAGTAAACTCAAAGGTGTACCGCGCAAACTGGTAGGTTTTACCATGGATGAAAAAGCAATACCTAGAGGTGGTTATATAATCAATAATGAAGAAGGTGAAGAAATGGGTATTGTCACCAGCGGCACCATGTCACCTTCTATGACTATTGGGATTGGCTTAGGATATGTTCCTGTAGCAGCAGCAGTTCCTGGTTCAAAAATCCATATTCAAATACGTAAGAAATCTGTTCCTGCAACTGTTGTTAAATTACCTTTCTACAAGAAATCCTAA